ATTTAATAGGGCCAAGGCAAAGCACACAAGTAAAATTATTATATTCTGTGGTACATTCCAGGCACGGTATGAATAAACAAGAATTAACAAACTAAAGAAAAACATAGAGTAAGTATCTCTACCTGGTCATAGATGGAGTCCAAAAATGCTTTTGCTAGCTGGGAAACTGGATATAAAGAAAAATCCCAGTGGTGTAAAACTCTTGCTGGCAGAACCGCGGTATCATTTGTGTGACAAGAGGCACAAAATAACTGTCCAGTGTAAGCACAAAACCGAGGCTTGTTCCATCCAATAGTTTGTACAAGTTCTTGCAGCAATGTTCGTCCAGCATCCAAATGCCTATGACATCCCGCACAATTGTAGTGTTGAAACTCCAACAACTGTCTAGTCGACTTCTGAGGCCTATCCTCCACAACAAGTGATATCGTCTTGCCCATCGAGGTAGAATCCTTGTGCAGAGCTCCATTGCAGTCTGAATCTTTGGTATGTAAATCGCTGCTCAGCCTTTTCAAAGATCGCGGAAAAAGCGTCTTTAAAAAGCTTTGTTCATAAGCAGGTGTCCCCGGTGACAAAAAATTAACCAGAGGGGAGGGTGTTCCAAAGGGATAATTAGAGACGAGCAAAGAGCATAAGCAGTCTTGAATAAGACCACTTCTTCCATTGACAACATCTGGGGATGCATTCCCAAACATTTTACTGGACTCTTTCTCAACATTTATCCATGTGGGTGGAAGACTCAATCCTTTCTCAGAAAAGAAGAGCTTGAGTTGTTGATAAAGTGCATAAAATTCACGGTATCGACGCTCAATTTCCCACTCATCTTCGCCACTCCTCACTTTCAACAAGTATACAGTGTACTCTTTGACCCCAACCATCCGCTCGCCGAAAGAAACATCCCCTGTTCTTTGCTTTGCCCCCACAACCTCCACCGAATCAATTTTCGAAAGATTGCGAGAAAGGGGATATACATATGCATCATCTGTACCAGAGGTAGAGGCAGTGGTGCTGCCATCTCTGAAATGCTGATTTTGGTGAGCATTATTAACGCGGTTATCAGTACAAGGTCCACTTTCACGCGGCTCCCCTGAATTGAGTAAAATCTGTTCCATCTCTTGAACCATATCATCAAATAAGTCACTTTCATCAATGTTGTCCACCTATAATTGGAACGAGATACATCAGTCTAAGAACGCAGTTGAAAACACATTGATTTAtactatactccctccgtcccccAAAAGAAGGCCAGTAAATTTTGTCTCAAGTCAAATGGTACAAAATTTGACCATATTTGTAGAAGGAACTATtaacaactactccctccgtcccacatATAAGAGCGTTTTGGAGTATACAATACTAAAAAGATATAATATGGAAATATATTTTATTGTCTATTTGGTGATACCAATTTTGTGTTTTACATGCTAATAATTTTTTCTACAAACTTGGGTTAAACATTGCACCATTTGACTTGAGACAACAATTATACGCCTTGTTTTTGGAGACGGAAGGAGTAACACACAATTTGATCAAGCAAGGGAGCAACAGCAAGCCATCTACTTATTTCCTTTTCATGTAGAAGACCACAAAGAGTCTGACTATCTAGACCTGATACAAATTGTAGAGTTATCGTCTATCAAACGATGCACGACCTACAGAGTTGTGCTAGTAGCACTAGCAAGCCATCTACTTCTACATTTT
This is a stretch of genomic DNA from Triticum urartu cultivar G1812 unplaced genomic scaffold, Tu2.1 TuUngrouped_contig_6584, whole genome shotgun sequence. It encodes these proteins:
- the LOC125530821 gene encoding uncharacterized protein LOC125530821 codes for the protein MVGAPRGRLRRLQVDNIDESDLFDDMVQEMEQILLNSGEPRESGPCTDNRVNNAHQNQHFRDGSTTASTSGTDDAYVYPLSRNLSKIDSVEVVGAKQRTGDVSFGERMVGVKEYTVYLLKVRSGEDEWEIERRYREFYALYQQLKLFFSEKGLSLPPTWINVEKESSKMFGNASPDVVNGRSGLIQDCLCSLLVSNYPFGTPSPLVNFLSPGTPAYEQSFLKTLFPRSLKRLSSDLHTKDSDCNGALHKDSTSMGKTISLVVEDRPQKSTRQLLEFQHYNCAGCHRHLDAGRTLLQELVQTIGWNKPRFCAYTGQLFCASCHTNDTAVLPARVLHHWDFSLYPVSQLAKAFLDSIYDQPMLCVTAVNPFLFAKVPALLNIMSIRKKIAAMLPCLQCPFRNSIFRGLGVRRYLLDGNDFFALRDLVDLSKGAFAALPVKVQTVSNRILEHITEQCLVCYDAGFPCAARQACDDPLALIFPFQEDEATRCGSCGSIFHKQCFRKISVCPCGKSASTGTKIVALEQAIEYGSNRLSTEFIPPPSFSSSSRFFAGILSKARSDRIWKPRDSNPVILMDSLPDTSM